The Blattabacterium cuenoti genome includes a region encoding these proteins:
- a CDS encoding LemA family protein, which translates to MKQNFLIAIFSILVLILIIVLWISNTYNQLVKLNENIKTQWGQVENVYQRRIDLIPNLVNTVKGSANFEKNTLKQIVEARAKATSFSINRNDLNQDQVNKFQKVQDHLNNSVSRLLLIVENYPNIQSTKNFFELQNQLEGTENRINVERNRFNDKVNSFNTYRNQFPKIIIANFFSQFQEKGYFQSQVGSKKSPIIDFSN; encoded by the coding sequence ATGAAACAAAATTTTCTTATAGCTATTTTTTCCATATTAGTTTTAATATTAATAATTGTATTGTGGATATCTAATACATACAATCAATTAGTCAAATTAAATGAAAATATTAAAACCCAATGGGGACAAGTAGAAAATGTTTATCAACGTAGAATTGATTTAATTCCAAATTTAGTCAATACAGTAAAAGGATCTGCTAATTTCGAAAAAAATACACTAAAACAAATCGTAGAAGCTCGAGCAAAAGCAACTTCTTTTTCTATAAACAGAAATGATTTAAATCAAGATCAAGTAAATAAATTTCAAAAAGTACAAGATCACTTAAATAATTCTGTCAGTCGATTACTATTAATTGTGGAAAATTATCCTAATATTCAATCAACTAAAAATTTTTTTGAATTACAAAATCAGTTAGAAGGAACAGAAAATCGTATTAATGTGGAAAGAAATCGTTTTAATGATAAAGTGAACAGTTTCAATACTTATAGAAACCAATTTCCAAAAATTATAATTGCGAACTTTTTTTCTCAATTTCAAGAAAAAGGATATTTTCAATCTCAAGTAGGATCAAAAAAATCTCCTATTATAGATTTTTCTAATTAA